The sequence TTAGTAGATGCAGCATATCTTGTTGCTTCTAACATTTTTTCTAATTCTTCCATAGATATTTTCTTTTTAGTAAAGCTTCTGTGTGAACGAATTTTTTTTAAAATGTCAATCATCATAATTAATTACCTCCATTTAAGATTAAGTCTCTATATTCCTTAACTGAAAGCTTGGTTTTAGGAAGATTTTTACTACTTAATTTTCCAGCTAATTCTCTTCCAAATATTCTAGAGTTTTTTGAGTTTATATGGGTTATGGCAATAGCCAAAGCATCAGCAGCATCATCTGGTTTAGGAATTTCAGGAAGTCCTAAAATTCTTTGAACCATAAGTTGAATCTGTTTTTTCTCAGCTTTTCCATAGCCTGTAATTCCTGTTTTTACTTGGAGAGGAGTATAATGATTTATTGCAAGATTATGTTGTCTTCCACATAATACTATAACACCTCTAGCTTGTCCTACTGATATTACAGTTTTATTATTTTTAAAATAGAATAACTCTTCGATTGCCATTTCATTAGGAGAATATTTTTTTATTATCTCGGTAAGTTCTGAATAAATTTTACAAAGTCTATCCTCCATAGGTATATTTTTATCAGTATAGATACAACCATAATCTATAACATTAAATTTATTATTTTCAAAATCTAAAATAGAAAAACCTACAATAGCAGTTCCAGGATCAATACCTAATATTCTCATATTTTCTACTCCTCAGTTATAAAGTTATTTTTTAAAATTAAAATTTGTTTGTCTGAGTGCTTCATATAAAATTATAGCAGCAGAGTTTGAAAGGTTTAATGAACGTCCCATATCTATCATAGGGATAGTGATACAACTTTCTTGATGAGCATTTAAAATCTCTTCTGGGATTCCTCTAGATTCAGGTCCAAACATTACAAAGTCATCTTCTTTAAACTCTATATCAGAATATTTTTGTTTTGTCTTTGTAGTAGCATAGAAGATTCTTGCCCCTTTGTTAGCTTCTATAAATTCCTCATATGATTCCCATATCACTAAATCTACTAAATGCCAATAATCTAGTCCAGCTCTTTTCAGTTGCTTTTCGTCTAAAGAAAATCCAAGTGGTTTAATAAGATGTAATCTTGTATTTGTAAGAACTGATGTTCTGCCAATATTTCCTGTATTATAAGGTATTTCAGGATTTAATAAGACTATATTCAAAGTGATTCCTCCTTAAAAATTTATACATACAATTATAGCACAGATTTAAAAAATTATCAGTAATATTTTGACAACTTGGGATAGGTAAAGTATAATATAAATGTTGATGTAAAAGAGAGACATTAGGAGGAACGAATGAACATACAAACTTTTTATTTGGGAAGTTTAATGACGCATTGTTATCTAGTATGGAATGAGAATAGAGAGGCTTATCTTTTTGACTGTGGAGGTGAGAATATAGGAAGAGTTGAAACTTTTTTAAAAACTCATGAGCTTACACTTAAGTATATGGTACTTACACATGGACATGGAGATCACATAGGGGGATTAAATAGAATCAAAGAGATCTTTCCAGATGTAACTGTGTATATAGGAAAAGAGGAAGAAAAGTTTTTGACTGAGCCAGAATTAAACCTTATGAGGTATATGAATGGAAAAGATTTTATCTATGACGGAGACTATATAACTATAAAAGAGGGAGATATGGTAGGAGAGTTTGAAGTTTTAGATACACCAGGACATACTATAGGTTCAAAATGCTTTTATAATGTCAAAGAAAAGATGTTAATTTCTGGAGATACTATGTTTAAAAGAAGTTTTGGAAGATATGATTTACCTACGAGTGATGGAGAGATGCTGTTTAATAGTTTGAGAAAATTGTGTACTTTACCAGAGGATACAAAAGTGTATAGCGGACACAGTGAGCCAACTACTATAGGGGAAGAAAGAGCATTTTTAACAATGCAAGGAATGATATAGGAAGGTGATAATATGGAAAAAATATATGATGTAATAATTGTAGGAGGAGGACCAGCAGGATTAAGTGCTGCTTTATATACAGGGAGATCAAGGCTATCTACATTGGTAGTAGAAAGAGCTGGTATGGGAAGCCTATACATGGCTCATAAGGTAGATAATTACCCAGGATTTCCAGAAGGAATAACAGGGGACGAGTTAAATTTACGTATGAAAGAGCAAGCTAAGAGATTTGGAGCCGAATTTGTAGAGGGGACACTTCTAGGATTTGATCCATATGAGGAGATAAAGATAGTAAAAACTGATGCTGGGAACTTTAAAACTAAAAATATAATAGTAGCTACTGGATCAGGAAAGAATTTTGGTAAAAAGCTCAAAGGAGAGAAAGAGTTCTTAGGTAAAGGAGTATCTTACTGTGCAACTTGTGATGGAGCTTTTACTAAGTCTATGACTGTATCTTTAGTAGGGCAAGGAGAAGAGTTAGCTGAAGAGGCATTGTTTTTAACAAAGTTTTCTAAACTTATAAGAGTTATGGTAACTGAGGATGAATTTAAATGTAGTAAAGAGAGTTATGAAGCTCTTGCTTCTTCTGAGAAGGTAGAAATAATTACAGGTGTAAAGCTTTTAGAGATAAAAGGTAAAGAGTATGTTGAAGAATTAGTTGTAATGGAAAAAGAAGAAGAAAAAGTTTATAAGTCTGATTTTGTATTCTTATATCTTGGAACGAAAAGTAATGCTGAGATGTATGGTGAATTTGCAAAATTAGATAAAAATGGAAATATAATAACTTCTGCAGATTTGAAAATGAATGTAGAAGGAATGTATGCAGCTGGAGATATTAGAAGTGGGGCTGTAAAACAAGTGACTGTATCAGTTGCTGATGGGACAATAGCTGCTTTAGAAGTTATAAAAAGAGCATTGAAGAAGTAAAAATAAAAAAGGAAATAGATATTTTTTCTCGTAAATATAAATATATTACATTTTGATTTTGCTACTCAAAGGAGTTGATTAATTATGAGAAAAATTTTTGTATTAGATACTAATATCCTTATTCATGATCCTAAATGTATATATAATTTTAGAGGAAATGATGTAATACTTCCTATCTATGTGGTAGAAGAGATTGATAAATTAAAAAGAAGTCAAAGTACTGCTATTCAAGCTAGGATGGCTTCAAGAGTATTAGATGAGATAAGAAGTAAGGGAAGCTTATCTAAAGGGGTTGAACTCCCAAATGATATTTTTTTCAAAGTAGAAATAAAAAATGATAGGAGTTTACTTCCAGAGAATTTAGATAGGGATATAGTAGATAATAATATTATCTCTGCAACTTTAGGAATAAAAAAAGATAATCCTGATAAAAGAGTAATAATAGTAAGTAAGGATATTAATATGAGAGTAAAAGCTGATTCACTTGGTCTAGAGGTAGAGGACTATAATACAGACAGGGTTGAATACAGTGATTTACATGATGGATTTTTTGAAGTTGATGTGGATAAAAGACTTTATAATAAATTTGATAAGGATGGAAAAATTGAGTTTACTGCTCTAAAAAGAGATGATATTTTACCAACTCCAAATTGTTTTTTTAAATTAAAATATAAAGATAATATCATGTGTGGTAGATATATAGAGGGAAAAATTAAAAAGTTTTTACTTGGTGATGTGCAAGCCTGGGGACTTAGAGCTAGAAATGATGAGCAGAGATTTGCTATGGAGTTACTTATGGATGAGAGTGTCAAAGTAGTTACATTAGTAGGTGGAGCTGGAACTGGAAAAACGCTTTTAGCTATTGCTACTGCTCTTGAACTTGTAGTAGAAAGAAAAAGATATAAAAAGATTTTAATTGCTAGACCTATTATTCCAATGGGAAAAGACTTAGGATATCTTCCAGGTACTGAAAAAGAAAAACTAAGACCTTGGATGCAACCTATTTTTGATAATATAGAATTTTTAAGTGAAGCTAAAGATGATAAGACAGGTGAAAAAGTGGTAGAAGGATTAGAAGCTATGGGAATGATGAAAATAGAACCACTTACATACATAAGAGGAAGAAGTATTCCTAAAGGTCTTATTATCATAGATGAAGCTCAAAATCTTAGCCCTTTGGAGATAAAAACAATTGTGACAAGAGCTGGTCAAGAGACTAAAATAATATTTACTGGCGATCCTCAGCAAATAGATAATCCATATTTAGATGCGAATACAAATGGTCTGACTTATATGGCCGATAGATTAAAATTTGAAAAAATTGTAGGGCATATAACTTTAAAAAAAGGTGAAAGATCAGATATAGCAGAGATAGCTGCTAAGTTATTATAGATGAATTTTAATAGAGAGCTTTGGCTCTCTATTTTTTTAGAAAAATTTGTAGGTCACTAAAAATGTTGAGACCCCCTTAACGAAAACATTGAGACCCTATCAATGTAAATTGTGAATAGAATAATACAAGTATATTAATATAAAATTACTATATATTACACAAATTTGATTAAATAGAAAAAGCTACTCAATTATATAATTGAATAGCTTGGGAAAAGGTAGTTTTGGTTTTGAGAGACTGACTACCTTTTTTTATTTTTTGGAAAAGTACGCCTTTTGATGAAAAAGCGTACTTTCTTTTACTCGTGAATAACCTATTTTACCCTTTTTTTAAGCATATGTCAAGGAGATTAAGTTTATTAATTAGAATTTTTTTTAAAAAAGTACTAATTTTAGAGTTATTTTTTGATGAAAAATACGCCTTTTCATCAAAAGAAGAACTCGAATGAGGAGGAATTTTAAAAGTGTCTAACTATATAGTCCAATTTCCTTTGAAAGTGGAAAAATATCAAGAGGATATCTTAGAGAAAAGATTTAGGATAGGTAGAGATATATATAATTCACTTTTAGGAAAAATGTTAAAAAAATATGGTGAGATGATAAAAAGAAAAGAGTACAGAGAACTACTATATGAAATAGCTAATAGCGAAGGAAAGAAAGTCCTTTACAAGAAATTAGAAGAGATTAGGAAAGAAAATGGCTTTAATGAGTATTCTTTTCACAAAGAAGTAAAGAATATGCAGAAATTTTTTAAAAAGAATATAGATTCATTTACTGCTCAAAAGATAGCTTCACAAGTGTGGAGAGCTTTTGAAAAAATGATGTATGGAAGTGGACAGAAGGTTCATTTTAAACAGGAAGATGATTTCAAATCCTTAGAGGGAAAATCTAATGGAACAGGGATTAGATATATAGATGGATACATTGATTGGAAAGGTCTTAAGTTAAAAGTTCTAATTGATAAGGAAAACTACTATGAAAAAGAAGCGCTTAAGAGTGAGATAGCTTATTGTCGTATTATGAGAAAAAATATTCGAGGGAAACTCAAATACTATACACAGTTAGTTTTTAAAGGTATTCCACCTAGAGAGATAGATAAGAAAACTGGAGAGTATAGAAATAGAGTTGGAAGTGGTGAGATTAGATTAAAGATAGGGAAAGAATATCTCATCTATGAAAAAGATGGAAAAGTAAAAGAGGTTGAATTAGCAGATAAGATATATCTACTAGAGCTTAGAAGAAAAGAGCTAATAGAGAAGATAAATAGAAGAAAAAAAGAGGGATTATCAACACTCAGTGTAAGACATAGAAAGCTAGTAGAGGAATTAAAGGAGATATATAGAAAGCAAAGTGAGGTGAGAAAGTACCAACATGAGTGCTTAAGTAACGAGATATTAAAACTTGGGGATAAGGTAGAGATAGAAGAGTTAGAGAGTGTACAAGAAGAAATTTACTCTAAGGGTAAAGAAAAAAGAGTAAAGATAACTAGGAGTGGGAAAAGAGGAAATAGAGCTCCTAGAATGTTGGTTGAAATTTTAAATAGAAAACTAAAAAATAGGTTTTGATGCGAACCTAACTAGTAATAGTGAAAACTTCAAATGAAAGAGATTGGGCTATCACTCTTTAGAGAGGAATGGAAATTCTTGAGTAGTGAGGAGTAAGAAGTGTCAGTACTTTTCATTTGTTAAATAATATTAAAAAAATAAATTGGAGAGAATTTTTATGAAAAGACAAGTAGCAAAAGTTGTAATGATAATAATGCAGTTCATTTTCTACTTTGTAGTTAATGAATTATTTAAAGTGCCAGATAGGATAATGTACAATACATTTTTCATTTATCTGGCTTTAAATTTGACTAAAAATATGTATTCCTTTAAAACTATTCTAATATGGGAAGAGTTGAGAAAGCTTTTATTAGTTCATATAGAATATTTAATAATTATGCTAATCAATGACTTGGCTTTTTGGGGAGTAAAGTATATCCCTGTTCATCTTTTTGTAGGACTTACTTTTACGTTTTTTAATATTTTTATAATTAGCTTTATAAGGAAAGTGTTTAGAAAAAAACTTGAGAAGAGTTTATTAATAATCGGGATAGGAAATACTGCTAATCAGATAACAAGGATAATAAAAGATAATAATACCTTTACTATGTATAAACTATTGGGATATATCTCAGCTAATAATATAGAAGGGGTAAATCAAGAGGTTCATGTGGAAAAAGACAAAGTAATAGGTACTTATGAGGATTTGGATAAAATCCTAGATAAGAATAAAGTAAATGAGGTACTTATAGCCTTACCACTAGCAAATAACGAGCAGATGGAAGAGATAATTAATAAGCTAGATGGTAGGGTAGATAAGATTAAGTTTATTCCAAGACTAAATGGCACATATACACTTAACTCAACAGTAGAGGACTATGATGGAATGATGGTGCTATCTACTTATAACGGAATGAATAAGAAAAGATACAAAATACTAAAAAGATGTTTTGATATCATTGCTGGTAGTATAGGTTGTGTAGTATTAGGCCTACTTTATTTAATCTTTGCCCCTAAGATAAAAAAAGATGGTGGGAAAGCAATATTTACCCAAAATAGAATTGGTAAAGATGTAAAAACATTTAAGATGTATAAATTTAGAAGTATGTATGTAGATGCAGAGGAGAGATTACAAGAACTATTAGAAAAAGATGAGAAGATAAGAGAAGAGTTCTATAGAACCTTTAAATTGAAAGATGACCCAAGAATTACAAAGGTAGGAGAGTTTTTAAGAAAAACTTCATTAGATGAGTTTCCACAGTTTTTGAATGTAATAAAAGGAGAGATGTCCTTTGTAGGACCTAGACCAGTAGTACAAAAGGAAGTAGATATGTACTATGGGAAAGAAAATGCTAGAAAGATATTTATGGTAAAACCAGGGATAACAGGAATGTGGCAAGCTAATGGAAGGTCAGATGTAGAGGACTATGATTCAAGAATAGGTTTAGATTTATATTACATACGTAACTGGTCACTATGGCTAGATGTGATAATAACAATTAAGACAATAAAGAATGTTATATATAGAAAGGGTGCGTATTGATGGAAAAAATTTCTATAATAGTACCAATTTATAATGGAGAGAAGTATTTAGAAAAATTAGTTTCAAAGATAAAAGAACAAGAGATTAATAAAAAAATAGAATTGATAGCTTTGGTAACAAAATCAAAAGATACTAGTCTAAAAAAAGCTAAAGAGCTATTTGATATTGTTTTAGAGATAGAAAAATTTAATCATGCTAAAACAAGACATGAGGGAGCATTAAAGTCATCAGGGGGCATTTTAGTCTTTATAACTCAAGATATATTACCTTATGATAATCAATGGTTAAAAAATTTGATTGAACCATTAAATGAAAAGATAATAGCTTCTTTTTCAAGACAGATAGCATATGAAGAACATTCTAATATTGAAAAAATAATTAGAGAATTTAACTATCCTAATAAAGATAGAATTTGTAATAAAGAAATGAAAGAAAAAAATGGAAGAAAAAATATTTTCTATAGTGATGCCTCATCAGCTATTATAAAAGAAAAATTTTTTGAATTAGGTGGATATAATTTTGAAGTTCCTACAAATGAAGATGTATATTTAGCTAATAAGATAGTAGAAAATGGATATAGTTTCTTGTACGCTTCTCAAAGTAGAATTTGGCATTCACACCAACTATCTTTAAAAGATACTTATAAAAGATATAAAGATATAGGAAAATTTGAGAAATTATATAAAAATGAAATTGATTTTTCTAAAACACAAAGTGAAGGAAATAAAGTATTACTTTTTTTAATAAAAGAGTTATTAAAAAGAAAAAATATAAAAGAATTAATCTATCTTCCTTTTGATATAGGAGCTAGATGGATAGGATATAAAATGGAGGATTAAAATGAAAGGAATAATATTGGCAGAAGGAAGTGGAACAAGACTTTATCCTATAACAAAAGCGATATCAAAACAAATAAATCCAATATATGATAAACCAACGATCTATTACCCCCTTTTTATTCTTATGTTAGCAGGAATAAAAGAGATATTAGTAATCTCTACTCCTAGAGATTTACCTTTATTTAAAGCTCTACTTAGAAATGGAGAAAGATTTAGAGTGAAATCGGAATGTGTAATATAAGAAAAAGCAAAAGGATTGACAGAAACTTTTATTATGGGAAAAAAGTTTGTAGATAAATAAATGGTTAAGTAAA comes from Fusobacterium necrogenes and encodes:
- the ruvC gene encoding crossover junction endodeoxyribonuclease RuvC; the encoded protein is MRILGIDPGTAIVGFSILDFENNKFNVIDYGCIYTDKNIPMEDRLCKIYSELTEIIKKYSPNEMAIEELFYFKNNKTVISVGQARGVIVLCGRQHNLAINHYTPLQVKTGITGYGKAEKKQIQLMVQRILGLPEIPKPDDAADALAIAITHINSKNSRIFGRELAGKLSSKNLPKTKLSVKEYRDLILNGGN
- a CDS encoding tRNA (cytidine(34)-2'-O)-methyltransferase; amino-acid sequence: MNIVLLNPEIPYNTGNIGRTSVLTNTRLHLIKPLGFSLDEKQLKRAGLDYWHLVDLVIWESYEEFIEANKGARIFYATTKTKQKYSDIEFKEDDFVMFGPESRGIPEEILNAHQESCITIPMIDMGRSLNLSNSAAIILYEALRQTNFNFKK
- a CDS encoding MBL fold metallo-hydrolase, yielding MNIQTFYLGSLMTHCYLVWNENREAYLFDCGGENIGRVETFLKTHELTLKYMVLTHGHGDHIGGLNRIKEIFPDVTVYIGKEEEKFLTEPELNLMRYMNGKDFIYDGDYITIKEGDMVGEFEVLDTPGHTIGSKCFYNVKEKMLISGDTMFKRSFGRYDLPTSDGEMLFNSLRKLCTLPEDTKVYSGHSEPTTIGEERAFLTMQGMI
- a CDS encoding NAD(P)/FAD-dependent oxidoreductase, with amino-acid sequence MEKIYDVIIVGGGPAGLSAALYTGRSRLSTLVVERAGMGSLYMAHKVDNYPGFPEGITGDELNLRMKEQAKRFGAEFVEGTLLGFDPYEEIKIVKTDAGNFKTKNIIVATGSGKNFGKKLKGEKEFLGKGVSYCATCDGAFTKSMTVSLVGQGEELAEEALFLTKFSKLIRVMVTEDEFKCSKESYEALASSEKVEIITGVKLLEIKGKEYVEELVVMEKEEEKVYKSDFVFLYLGTKSNAEMYGEFAKLDKNGNIITSADLKMNVEGMYAAGDIRSGAVKQVTVSVADGTIAALEVIKRALKK
- a CDS encoding PhoH family protein; translated protein: MRKIFVLDTNILIHDPKCIYNFRGNDVILPIYVVEEIDKLKRSQSTAIQARMASRVLDEIRSKGSLSKGVELPNDIFFKVEIKNDRSLLPENLDRDIVDNNIISATLGIKKDNPDKRVIIVSKDINMRVKADSLGLEVEDYNTDRVEYSDLHDGFFEVDVDKRLYNKFDKDGKIEFTALKRDDILPTPNCFFKLKYKDNIMCGRYIEGKIKKFLLGDVQAWGLRARNDEQRFAMELLMDESVKVVTLVGGAGTGKTLLAIATALELVVERKRYKKILIARPIIPMGKDLGYLPGTEKEKLRPWMQPIFDNIEFLSEAKDDKTGEKVVEGLEAMGMMKIEPLTYIRGRSIPKGLIIIDEAQNLSPLEIKTIVTRAGQETKIIFTGDPQQIDNPYLDANTNGLTYMADRLKFEKIVGHITLKKGERSDIAEIAAKLL
- a CDS encoding transposase → MSNYIVQFPLKVEKYQEDILEKRFRIGRDIYNSLLGKMLKKYGEMIKRKEYRELLYEIANSEGKKVLYKKLEEIRKENGFNEYSFHKEVKNMQKFFKKNIDSFTAQKIASQVWRAFEKMMYGSGQKVHFKQEDDFKSLEGKSNGTGIRYIDGYIDWKGLKLKVLIDKENYYEKEALKSEIAYCRIMRKNIRGKLKYYTQLVFKGIPPREIDKKTGEYRNRVGSGEIRLKIGKEYLIYEKDGKVKEVELADKIYLLELRRKELIEKINRRKKEGLSTLSVRHRKLVEELKEIYRKQSEVRKYQHECLSNEILKLGDKVEIEELESVQEEIYSKGKEKRVKITRSGKRGNRAPRMLVEILNRKLKNRF
- a CDS encoding sugar transferase; translation: MKRQVAKVVMIIMQFIFYFVVNELFKVPDRIMYNTFFIYLALNLTKNMYSFKTILIWEELRKLLLVHIEYLIIMLINDLAFWGVKYIPVHLFVGLTFTFFNIFIISFIRKVFRKKLEKSLLIIGIGNTANQITRIIKDNNTFTMYKLLGYISANNIEGVNQEVHVEKDKVIGTYEDLDKILDKNKVNEVLIALPLANNEQMEEIINKLDGRVDKIKFIPRLNGTYTLNSTVEDYDGMMVLSTYNGMNKKRYKILKRCFDIIAGSIGCVVLGLLYLIFAPKIKKDGGKAIFTQNRIGKDVKTFKMYKFRSMYVDAEERLQELLEKDEKIREEFYRTFKLKDDPRITKVGEFLRKTSLDEFPQFLNVIKGEMSFVGPRPVVQKEVDMYYGKENARKIFMVKPGITGMWQANGRSDVEDYDSRIGLDLYYIRNWSLWLDVIITIKTIKNVIYRKGAY
- a CDS encoding glycosyltransferase; this encodes MEKISIIVPIYNGEKYLEKLVSKIKEQEINKKIELIALVTKSKDTSLKKAKELFDIVLEIEKFNHAKTRHEGALKSSGGILVFITQDILPYDNQWLKNLIEPLNEKIIASFSRQIAYEEHSNIEKIIREFNYPNKDRICNKEMKEKNGRKNIFYSDASSAIIKEKFFELGGYNFEVPTNEDVYLANKIVENGYSFLYASQSRIWHSHQLSLKDTYKRYKDIGKFEKLYKNEIDFSKTQSEGNKVLLFLIKELLKRKNIKELIYLPFDIGARWIGYKMED